From a single Variovorax paradoxus genomic region:
- a CDS encoding Bug family tripartite tricarboxylate transporter substrate binding protein, producing the protein MKKLLIALACSVSMAAFAQTANWPEKPVTIVVPFPAGGSTDMVARAMALQMQTKFGQTFLVDNKPGATGTIGAGFVKRAAPDGYTLLVSSLGAFVVTPHLQKSVPYDATKDFDYISVPVQAPNVLVASPGQKARTVAEVIAELKANPGKVSFASSGNGSSDHLSAEVFWQQTQTEGLHIPYKGGAPAINDLLGNQVNFSFQNVNAVLQHIKAGKLHAIAVTGDKRSPVLPNVPTLAEAGVKGAEVYSWQGLAAPKGLPPAVKEKLAAAAIAAINDPEVKKRMVEQGLEIVASTPAEFTAFQAREWTRWKTLIETRKITAD; encoded by the coding sequence ATGAAAAAACTCTTGATTGCATTGGCCTGCTCGGTTTCGATGGCCGCTTTTGCGCAGACGGCGAACTGGCCTGAAAAGCCCGTGACCATCGTCGTGCCATTCCCGGCCGGCGGATCGACCGACATGGTGGCGCGCGCGATGGCATTGCAGATGCAGACCAAGTTCGGGCAGACCTTCCTTGTCGACAACAAGCCGGGCGCCACGGGCACGATCGGCGCCGGTTTCGTGAAGCGCGCGGCGCCGGACGGCTACACCTTGCTGGTCTCTTCGCTCGGTGCCTTCGTCGTGACGCCGCACCTGCAAAAGAGCGTGCCATACGACGCGACCAAGGATTTCGACTACATCAGCGTCCCGGTCCAGGCGCCGAACGTGCTGGTCGCCAGCCCCGGACAGAAGGCGCGCACCGTGGCCGAAGTGATTGCCGAGTTGAAGGCGAACCCGGGCAAGGTGAGCTTCGCGAGTTCGGGCAACGGTTCGTCGGACCATCTGTCGGCCGAGGTCTTCTGGCAGCAGACCCAGACCGAGGGACTCCACATTCCCTACAAGGGCGGCGCGCCTGCGATCAACGACCTGCTGGGCAACCAGGTGAACTTCTCGTTCCAGAACGTCAATGCCGTGCTCCAGCACATCAAGGCCGGCAAACTCCACGCGATCGCCGTGACAGGCGACAAGCGCTCCCCCGTCCTGCCCAATGTGCCGACGCTGGCCGAGGCCGGTGTAAAGGGGGCCGAGGTCTATTCCTGGCAAGGTCTCGCGGCGCCGAAGGGCTTGCCGCCGGCCGTCAAGGAGAAGCTCGCCGCGGCCGCCATTGCCGCCATCAACGACCCGGAGGTGAAGAAGCGCATGGTGGAGCAGGGCCTGGAGATCGTCGCCAGCACGCCGGCCGAGTTCACGGCCTTCCAGGCCCGGGAATGGACCCGCTGGAAGACGCTCATCGAGACACGCAAGATCACCGCCGATTGA
- the kdgD gene encoding 5-dehydro-4-deoxyglucarate dehydratase translates to MNPQELKSIMGSGLLSFPLTDFNANGDFHKKGYEQRLEWLAPYGASALFAAGGTGEFFSLTGDEYPGIIQTAVDTCRGVVPIIAGAGGPTRFAIQCAQAAEKAGAHGILLLPHYLTEAGQEGLAAHVEAVCKSVKFGVIVYNRASSRLQPDTLAGLAERNPNLVGFKDGVGDIEAMVAIYQRMGERFAYLGGLPTAEVYAAAYKAMGTPVYSSAVFNFIPKTAMDFYHAVANDDLPTQHRLLKNFFMPYLELRNRVPGYAVSIVKAGAKIVGHDAGPVRAPLTDLKPAEMEQLKALIDALGPQ, encoded by the coding sequence ATGAACCCTCAAGAACTCAAATCCATCATGGGCTCCGGCCTGCTCTCGTTCCCGTTGACCGACTTCAACGCGAACGGCGACTTCCACAAGAAGGGCTACGAGCAGCGTCTCGAGTGGCTTGCTCCCTACGGCGCGAGCGCGCTGTTCGCGGCCGGCGGCACCGGTGAATTCTTCTCGCTGACCGGCGACGAATACCCCGGCATCATCCAGACCGCGGTCGACACCTGCCGCGGCGTGGTGCCGATCATTGCCGGCGCCGGCGGCCCCACGCGCTTTGCGATCCAGTGCGCACAGGCGGCCGAGAAGGCCGGCGCCCACGGCATCCTGCTGCTGCCGCACTACCTGACCGAAGCCGGCCAGGAAGGCCTGGCCGCGCACGTGGAAGCCGTGTGCAAGAGCGTGAAGTTCGGCGTGATCGTCTACAACCGCGCCAGCAGCCGCCTCCAGCCCGACACGCTGGCCGGCCTGGCCGAGCGCAACCCCAACCTGGTGGGCTTCAAGGACGGCGTGGGCGACATCGAGGCCATGGTGGCCATCTACCAGCGCATGGGCGAGCGCTTCGCCTACCTGGGCGGCCTGCCCACGGCCGAGGTCTATGCCGCGGCCTACAAGGCGATGGGCACGCCCGTGTACTCGTCGGCGGTCTTCAACTTCATTCCGAAGACGGCGATGGACTTCTATCATGCGGTCGCGAACGACGACCTGCCCACGCAGCACCGCCTGCTGAAGAACTTCTTCATGCCCTACCTCGAACTGCGCAACCGCGTGCCCGGCTATGCCGTGAGCATCGTCAAGGCCGGCGCCAAGATCGTCGGCCACGACGCCGGCCCGGTGCGCGCACCGCTGACCGATCTGAAGCCCGCCGAGATGGAACAGCTCAAGGCGCTGATCGACGCGCTCGGCCCGCAGTAA